The Gammaproteobacteria bacterium genome includes the window AAGATGTCGTCGCATTACGTGCACAAGCACAAACGGCGCATATGCAAGGTGATGAAAAAACACGTATTGAAGCTGAAAACAAAATTTCACAAATTGCGGGTGGCATAAATTTAGTATTTGAGCAATATCCAGACCTTAAAGCTAATCAAAATGCACTACAACTCCAAGAGGAAATCGTCAACACAGAAAATAAATTGGCTTATGCAAAGCAGGCATTAAATGACAGCATTGAACAATACAATGCGAAAAAGAAATCATTTTTTGCCCTTGTAGTGGTTAGCTTGTTTAAGAATAAATTAGATTTTGACTTTCCTTATTGGCAGCTGGATGAAAGCACAGTCAAACAAAGAGAAGCATACACCGTGCAGCTCTAAGTCGAGATTAGAATGGATCAAAAAAGCTTAAACCCTACGACCGCTGACTGGCGTAAGATTATACGATTAAATACACGACGCACCTATTTTGTTATATTTTCTTTCGTCGTAATCTACTTAGGGTTAGGCTTTTTCGTCGACCTCTACCTGGCTGGTAATAAATATCCAAATGTGAACCTCTCACAGCTTTTAAATGCCTTGATTCATTTTGACATTTTCCCCACGGCAACAGTTGTACTCGGCGCACTTGCTGTCATCGCGGTTTGGATTACATTTGCATGGCATGACACCCTGATGCTTCTTGGCACCGATTATCATGAAATTACGCCTGAATCGGCACGTTCTACTCAAGAATTACAACTGTATAATGTGGTAGAGGAAATGAAAATCTCTGCTGGGCTAAAATTTATGCCTAAAGTCTATGTTATTGATGCCGATTATATGAATGCCTTTGCTACGGGATACAGTGAAAAATCTGCCATGGTTACTATTACGCGAGGCTTGCTTACTAAATTAAATCGTGCGGAATTACAGGCAGTAATGGCGCATGAACTTAGTCACATTCGTCACCTCGACATAAAGCTTACCTTGATGGCAGCCATTCTGGCCAACATTACGCTTATCGTTATTGATATTTTATTTCGCGGAGCTTTATATGGCGACGCCAGTCGTAATCGTGATGGGAAAAACAATAATGGCCGATTATTTTTTATAATCATGATACTGCGAATTTTATTACCGATTGTCACCCTGCTATTAATCTTCTATTTAAGTCGTACTCGAGAATACATGGCCGATGC containing:
- a CDS encoding LemA family protein — protein: MSRAVAIILFIIALILVYIIATYNRLIAMIEAIRNNQKQIDIQLDRRYKVFESLINVIRKYMDYEKTTLKDVVALRAQAQTAHMQGDEKTRIEAENKISQIAGGINLVFEQYPDLKANQNALQLQEEIVNTENKLAYAKQALNDSIEQYNAKKKSFFALVVVSLFKNKLDFDFPYWQLDESTVKQREAYTVQL
- the htpX gene encoding zinc metalloprotease HtpX produces the protein MDQKSLNPTTADWRKIIRLNTRRTYFVIFSFVVIYLGLGFFVDLYLAGNKYPNVNLSQLLNALIHFDIFPTATVVLGALAVIAVWITFAWHDTLMLLGTDYHEITPESARSTQELQLYNVVEEMKISAGLKFMPKVYVIDADYMNAFATGYSEKSAMVTITRGLLTKLNRAELQAVMAHELSHIRHLDIKLTLMAAILANITLIVIDILFRGALYGDASRNRDGKNNNGRLFFIIMILRILLPIVTLLLIFYLSRTREYMADAGCVELMRDNQPLANALLKIHNDHVDNKERYAADYKNTPHESIRREAYIYDPKQAGISNMQSISDLFSTHPSINKRLAALGFKKK